In a single window of the Nicotiana tomentosiformis chromosome 8, ASM39032v3, whole genome shotgun sequence genome:
- the LOC138898206 gene encoding uncharacterized protein, producing MYVKSCPYSIARKRFNQYLKDAQSHEDDSDYDNNADKSGDDTPFPYEGNDDENENEQPDLSREHDATNEYKIKEYITFVHQVYGCTITKRKAFLGRKRAFEIAYGNWDKSVAALPRYMVVLQHFNLGTVVEWKLEQSRGMQEFIFRYVFCVFKPAIDGFVHCRPVISIYDTHVYGKYDIKLVIVVVVDANGSIFPLTFAICANEIQETWILFLNHLKEHVVKQRSESFNGLFKSSRELPIIAMVRMSFKQMVERFVERSISASSLMERGVEFMPKSMKRFKKYRKRAQCHIILQYCNERNIFEVRTGLHQNRDKNTHTINESRRLCLCGKWSIYHLPCSHDMEFFQHTGFAATRYVDKEYSVAAYVNTYSGHLQSVGAEHYWPPEPFKMVCNKDYMCQRQVQKRTRIHNQMDVGYTIYARKRGICSQIGHDRRKCPSVGLGSGGNLAPSGSSSNVPNYQG from the exons atgtatGTCAA gtcatgtccttactcaattgcccgaaaaCGATTTAATCAATATCTGAAAGATGCACAGAGTCAtgaagatgatagtgattatgacaacaatgctgataagtctggagatgacacacccttcccttaTGAGGGTAATGATGATGAGAATGAGAATGAGCAACCTGATTTGTCGAGGGAGCATGATGCCACTAATGA gtacaagattaaAGAGTATATAACATttgtccaccaggtatatggatgtaccatcaccaaaagaaaggcatttctcgggcgtaaACGTGCGTTTGAGATTgcttatggtaactgggataagtccgttgccgctctacccaggtacatggttGTATTGCAACACTTTAATCTCGgtactgttgttgaatggaagcttgagcagaGTAGAGGAATGCAAGAAttcatattcagatatgtgttttGTGTatttaaaccagccattgatggttttgtgcattgtcggccggtaatatccatatacgacactcatgtctatggaaagtatgatattaagttggtGATCGTCGTtgtagtagatgctaatggaagcatATTTCCCCTCacatttgctatttgtgccaatgaaatccAAGAGACTTGGATAttgtttttgaaccacttgaaggagcacgttgtcaaacagcgttcag AGTCATTCAACGGGTTGTTTAAGTCTTCCCGTGAATTGCCTATCattgccatggtgcggatgtcattcaagcagatggtagagaggtttgttgaaagatccataagtgcatcgtcattgatggaaagaggtgttgaatttatgccaaaatCGATGAAACGATTTAAGAAATATAGGAAGCGAGCACAATGTCATATAATTTTGCAGTATTGCAACgagagaaatatttttgaagttcgcactggtCTGCATCAAAATCGCGATAAAAATACCCACACTATCAATGAATCTAGAAGATTATGTTTGTGTGGTAAATGGTCGATCTATCACTTGCCATGCTCACATGACATGGAGTTCTTTCAACATACCGGTTTTGCGGCGACgaggtacgttgataaagaatatagtgttgctgcatacgtaaacacctatagtggccACCTCCAatcagtgggtgctgagcattattggccgccggaaccatttaaaatggtgtgtaacaaggattatATGTGTCAAcgacaagtgcaaaaaagaacacGGATACataaccaaatggatgttggttaTACCATTTATGCGCGTAAACGTGGCATATGTTCCCAAATAGGACACGATCGCCGTAAATGTCCTTCAGTTGGTTTGGGAAGCGGTGGTAATTTAGCTCCCAGTGGcagttcatccaatgtgcccaattatcaaggataa
- the LOC104089475 gene encoding ubiquitin-conjugating enzyme E2 4 isoform X1: MSSPSKRREMDLMKLMMTDYKVEMINDGMQEFYVEFHGPKESPYQGGVWKVRVGLPDAYPYKSPSIGFVNRIYHPNVDEMSGSVCLDVINQTWSPMFVFLPQLLLYPNPSDPLNGEAAALMMRDRTTYDQRVKEYCEKYAKSEDAGAVPEEKSSDEEGSEEEYASSDEEVAGKADL, translated from the exons ATGTCTTCCCCTAGCAAACGCAGAGAAATGGACTTGATGAAACT GATGATGACTGATTACAAAGTAGAAATGATCAATGATGGAATGCAAGAATTCTATGTGGAATTTCATGGTCCCAAAGAGA GTCCTTATCAGGGAGGTGTGTGGAAAGTGAGGGTAGGGCTCCCGGATGCCTATCCTTACAAGTCGCCTTCCATTGGTTTTGTCAACAGGATTTACCATCCAAATGTTGATGAAAT GTCAGGTTCAGTCTGCTTAGATGTTATCAATCAGACCTGGAGCCCCATGTTTG TGTTTCTTCCCCAACTTCTTCTGTATCCTAACCCATCAGATCCTCTGAATGGCGAGGCTGCAGCTCTCATGATGCGTGATCGTACTACTTATGATCAAAGGGTGAAAG AGTATTGCGAAAAGTACGCGAAGAGTGAAGATGCTGGGGCTGTACCTGAAGAAAAATCTAGTGATGAAGAGGGGAGTGAAGAAGAATATGCCTCCAGTGATGAGGAAGTTGCTGGCAAAGCAGATCTCTAA
- the LOC138898207 gene encoding uncharacterized protein, with protein sequence MVLTPAAAPPAQPSRGRGQAARGRGQTVRAGGTVSIYSRDASVLFDPGSTYSYISSYFASYLVVPCDSLSAPVYVSTPMRHVIVVDHVYRSCVVIIGGLETRVDLILLDMVDFDVILGMDWLSPYHAILDCHAKTVTLVLPGLP encoded by the exons ATGGTTCTGACACCAGCTGctgcaccgcctgctcagccatccagaggcaggggtcaggcagccagaggtagaggccagactgttagagctggag GTACTGTTTCAATttacagtagagatgcttcagttctatttgatccgggatctacttactcctacatatcatcttattttgcttcatatttggttgtgccttgtgattctttgagtgctcctgtatatgtgtccacacctatgAGGCatgttattgttgtagatcatgtttatcgttcgtgtgtggtcatcATTGGgggtcttgagactcgtgtagatcttatacttctcgatatggtcgattttgatgtcattttgggtatggactggctgtcaccttatcatgctatattggattgtcacgccaagacggtgacattagTCTTGCCGGGATTGCCTTGA
- the LOC104089475 gene encoding ubiquitin-conjugating enzyme E2 4 isoform X2, with protein sequence MSSPSKRREMDLMKLMMTDYKVEMINDGMQEFYVEFHGPKESPYQGGVWKVRVGLPDAYPYKSPSIGFVNRIYHPNVDEMSGSVCLDVINQTWSPMFDLVNVFEVFLPQLLLYPNPSDPLNGEAAALMMRDRTTYDQRVKEYCEKYAKSEDAGAVPEEKSSDEEGSEEEYASSDEEVAGKADL encoded by the exons ATGTCTTCCCCTAGCAAACGCAGAGAAATGGACTTGATGAAACT GATGATGACTGATTACAAAGTAGAAATGATCAATGATGGAATGCAAGAATTCTATGTGGAATTTCATGGTCCCAAAGAGA GTCCTTATCAGGGAGGTGTGTGGAAAGTGAGGGTAGGGCTCCCGGATGCCTATCCTTACAAGTCGCCTTCCATTGGTTTTGTCAACAGGATTTACCATCCAAATGTTGATGAAAT GTCAGGTTCAGTCTGCTTAGATGTTATCAATCAGACCTGGAGCCCCATGTTTG ATCTTGTAAATGTTTTTGAAGTGTTTCTTCCCCAACTTCTTCTGTATCCTAACCCATCAGATCCTCTGAATGGCGAGGCTGCAGCTCTCATGATGCGTGATCGTACTACTTATGATCAAAGGGTGAAAG AGTATTGCGAAAAGTACGCGAAGAGTGAAGATGCTGGGGCTGTACCTGAAGAAAAATCTAGTGATGAAGAGGGGAGTGAAGAAGAATATGCCTCCAGTGATGAGGAAGTTGCTGGCAAAGCAGATCTCTAA